DNA sequence from the Deinococcus depolymerans genome:
ACCTCGTGCAGGCCGGCGAGGACGGCGAGATCGCCAAGTGCCGCGCGACCGTCTGGGCGCGGGAACGCTTCAGTCTGGAAGGCAAGTTCCGCCGCGCGACCGGCGGGACCCTCACGGCGGGCCTGAAGGTGCTGCTGTTCTGCGAGGCGACCTTCCACGGGCAGTACGGGTTCTCGCTGAACGTGCTGGACATCGCGCCGGAATTCACGCTGGGCGACGCCGCGCTGCGCCTGGACGCCCTGCGCGAGACGCTGGTGCGCGAGGGCGTGTACGGCCTGAACCGCCTGCACCCCGCGCCCACCGACTTCGACCGCTTCGCCGTGATCGCCCCGGCCGGCGCGGCGGGCCTGGGGGACTTCCGGCGCGAGATCGACCCGCTCCAGGCCGCCGGGGTGCTGCGCCCCGTCTACCTGGAGGCGACCTTCCAGGGCCGCGACGCCGCGCCCAGCCTGCTGCGCGCCGTGCAGGTGGCCGCCGACCTGCACGCGCAGGAGCCGCTGGACGCCCTGGTCGTCCTCCGGGGTGGCGGGGCGGTCACGGACCTCGCGTGGCTGAACGACCTGCCGTTCGCCCGCGCCCTGGCGACCTTTCCCGCGCCGGTCATCACGGGCCTCGGGCACGCGCGGGACGACACCCTGCCCGACGAGGTCGCGCACACTCGCACCGACACGCCCAGCAAGGCCGCCGCCCTGATCGTCCGCACCGCCGCGGGGGCCGCCGCGCAGGCGCAGGAGGACGCCCGCACCGTCCGCGCACACGCCGCGCAGGTTCTCGTGGACGCCGATGCGGGCGCGCAGTGGGCCCTGGACCGCGCCCGCACCGCCGCCGGCCGGCAGGTGGACCGCGCCGCGCAGGACGTGGACGCCCTGATGCGTCAGGCGCTGGGCCTCACCCCGCAGCGCACCCTGGCACGCGGGTACGCCCTCGTGCGCGGCGCGGACGGGCAGCCCGTCACCCGCGTCGCGCAGGTCCGCGCCGGGGACACCCTCACGCTCGAATGGACGGACGGCACCGTCCCGGTCACGGCAGACGACCGCCCGGCGCAGGGGGAATGACCACCCTGGCCCAGGTGTGGTCGCCCGTTCAGTCCTCCGCGCCCACGGCCACTGGCCGCGTCGGGTCGCTGATCCAGTCGCTCCAGGATCCGGCGTACAGGCGGTTGTCCGGGCCGAGTGGCACGCCGGCCAGTTCGCGGGCCAGCAGGTTCGGTGTGGCACTCACGCCGCTGCCGCAGTACGTGATGGTGGGGGAGTTCCCGGCGTTCAGGTGGACGCCCAGCACCTCTGGGCTGCGCCAGTGGCCCGCGCCGTCCAGCACGCCGCTCCAGTCGCGGTTCACGGCGCCCGGGATGTGCCCGGCCTTCCGGTCGATGGGTTCCACCTCGCCCCTGTAGCGGGCCGGGGCGCGCGAGTCGATCAGGACCGTGCCCGGCGTGCGGGCCTGCACGTCCTGCGCGCCAGCGACCATGCCGGGCTGCACGCGCGGCGTGAAGGTCGTGGGCGCGTGGGTCGCCTCGGCGGTATCCGCCGCGCCGCCTGCCGCCTGCCATGCGGGCCAGCCGCCGTCCAGCACGAACACCTGCGCGTGCCCCAGCCAGCGCAGCAGCCACCACGCCCGCGCCGCGTAGAACCCCTGCCCGGTACTGGGGTCGTCGTAGCACACGACCACGCTGTCGTTCCCGACGCCCACGCCGCCCAGCCACCCGGCCAGCACGTCCGGGTCCGGCAGCGGGTGACGGCCGCCCGCGCCGCCGGGCTGCACGGGACCGCTCAGGTCCGTTTCCAGGTCGGCGTAGACGGCGCCCGGCACGTGCCCCGCCAGGAACGCGACGCGGCCCACCAGCGGGTCGCTCAGGGCGTACCGGCAGTCCAGGACGCGCACGCGCGGGTCCTGCGCGTGCTCCAGCAGCCACTCGGCGGTCTTCAGCGGGTGCGGTGGGTGGGAGGTCATGCCCCACAGGCTACACCCGCCGCGCGGGGCTCAAAACAAAAAACCCGCCCCATGGGCGGTTATTCCTGAAAGATAGCGCGGAATGCAGGGCCTGTCAAATTCATGCGGCCCGCCGGAAAAAGGCCGTCTGGAACGCCTCCCGAACGGTCAGGCGATGTGCGCCGCCATGCATCTCCCGGGCGAATCGTGACGGGCCGTCTGGGCGCGGGGCCGCCGGTCTGTATACTGGAAAGTCTGTGGTCCGTGCCGCCCAGTGGGGGCGGCGGACAATCGGCGGAACCCCCCAGGCGCCCGGGGCGGAACCGACACCGTGCAAGGAGCGTCCACATGCATAAAGTCGCCATCGTAGGCCGACCCAACGTCGGCAAATCCAGCCTGTTCAACCGCCTCATCGGCCGCCGTGAGGCCGTCGTGGCCGACCTTCCCGGCGTCACCCGCGACGCCAAGGAAGGCCTGATGCTGCACCAGAACCACCGCAT
Encoded proteins:
- the xseA gene encoding exodeoxyribonuclease VII large subunit, whose protein sequence is MTRRKKTEAVRPPEQFLELSELLAYVGQVIARGVPGAVWVRAEVASVTDRRHLYLDLVQAGEDGEIAKCRATVWARERFSLEGKFRRATGGTLTAGLKVLLFCEATFHGQYGFSLNVLDIAPEFTLGDAALRLDALRETLVREGVYGLNRLHPAPTDFDRFAVIAPAGAAGLGDFRREIDPLQAAGVLRPVYLEATFQGRDAAPSLLRAVQVAADLHAQEPLDALVVLRGGGAVTDLAWLNDLPFARALATFPAPVITGLGHARDDTLPDEVAHTRTDTPSKAAALIVRTAAGAAAQAQEDARTVRAHAAQVLVDADAGAQWALDRARTAAGRQVDRAAQDVDALMRQALGLTPQRTLARGYALVRGADGQPVTRVAQVRAGDTLTLEWTDGTVPVTADDRPAQGE
- a CDS encoding sulfurtransferase, whose protein sequence is MTSHPPHPLKTAEWLLEHAQDPRVRVLDCRYALSDPLVGRVAFLAGHVPGAVYADLETDLSGPVQPGGAGGRHPLPDPDVLAGWLGGVGVGNDSVVVCYDDPSTGQGFYAARAWWLLRWLGHAQVFVLDGGWPAWQAAGGAADTAEATHAPTTFTPRVQPGMVAGAQDVQARTPGTVLIDSRAPARYRGEVEPIDRKAGHIPGAVNRDWSGVLDGAGHWRSPEVLGVHLNAGNSPTITYCGSGVSATPNLLARELAGVPLGPDNRLYAGSWSDWISDPTRPVAVGAED